The DNA segment GATCGTGAGAAAAAGCCTTGAAGCAAAGGGGATGCGGTTCGTCTCGTCGGCCGTGACCGTCGAGAGCGAGGTCGATGCCGGGCGGTTCGGCCCGACAATCGAGGAGTTCGCCCGGACGATCGCGGGGGTTGCCGCCCCGGCTTCGTAGTTCTCAGAGCGTCAGCGGTATCCCGAGGAGGTGCAGCACCACCGTGATGATGACACCGAATATCCCGCCGATTGCACAGATCAGGACGGTGATGATGTTGATCGGGATGTCGTCGGGCTGACCGAGGAGTTGCATCAGGTCGAGGAGGTTGATCAGCCAGAGCAGGATCACGCCCACGACGGCGTTGATGATGAGACCGGTCACGCTTTTCACGGCCTTGTAGAGGACGAACGCAAGGACGATCACCAGGATCAGAGCAAGGAGTCCCGTGAGTAAGCTCATACCGCTCATATGACGCGCCTGGTATTGAACGTTCCTGCGCGAGGGCCAGGAGACCATTCAGAGGTAGCCCAGCGCCTCAAAGACGGGCTGGAAACAGACCCCTTCCCCGATTTTCACGCACCGGACCGCAGGATTTCCTTCATAAGCGCCCATTGTCCGGCCGTCGCCGAGTTCGACCCAGTCGTGGACGGCAACGCCCTTCCCGAGGATCTCGACGTGGAGGGCGTTTGTCCGGAACGCTTCCGTATCCCAGACCATGATGCCGTGAACCGGCCGGGCAGGGACGCCGTTCCGGCAGAGAACTTCCGCCCTGAGGAGCGCGAGATCGGTGCAGTCGCCTACCCCGCAGGCAAGGGTCGCGTTGAGACCCGAAGGAAACAGGCGGGGGGAACCGTCGACGCAGGCGAACGTCGTTCTGTCCACCCGGTCGATGAGGGTGTCCCGGGTTTGCTCCGGGAGGGGTTCGGAAAGAAGGGCAATCCTGTCTATTTCTGCTTCGCTCACAGTGCTGAACCCATCACCCCCTTCTCCCCCGTCATAGATCAGGTAACCCTGAGGGATGAGGAGAGAGAGAAGGAAAATCGCGTTAAGAATGCCCCAAACCACGTTATTTTCCCAATATATTTTAATGATGTCTCAGATATATCAGGCATTCTATTTTTCTTGCAGAGATATATATGGCGGATATATGATTTGCCGGATTATGATCGAGGAGAGAGGCCCACACGCGCACCCCGCGAGAGATGGATCTTATGATGTACGGTTGAGAGAACCGGGGGTCCCGGAGGTCACCGGGAAGCGTAAACGCCGGCGATATGCCCTGCGGCAAGCGCTGCCGTGGAGAAGGCGGCCTGGAGATTATAGCCGCCGGTGTCGCCGTCGATATCGAGTGTCTCGCCGATGCAGTAGAGGTTTTCGACGATCTTTGACGCCATCGTTTTTTTGTTGATTCCCTCGAGAGCGACCCCGCCCCGCGTCGCCATCGCTTCGTTGAACCCGCCGAGCCTCTCCACCCGGAACGGGTACTCCGCGAGGGATGCGGCGAGCGCGTTCCGGGAATTTTTCCGGAGCTGGGCGCAGGTCTCTCCCGCCGGAATCCCGGCGAGGTCGAGCAGCCGCCGGACGAACCGTTCGGGGAGGGCGAGATCGCAGAGCACGGTCTTTACCTGCCGGGCCCCGCCCGCCGCAATCGCGTCGGCGAGATGCTTTCGCACCTCCTCCGCGCTCGCCCCGGGGAGGAACGTGACCCGGAGTTCGTCGCGGGGGCGGATGGAGCGGGAGAGATCGAGAATACCCGGGCCCGAGAGCCCGGTGTGCGTCAGCAAAAGATCGCCGGCGTGCCGCCCGACCCGCTTTCCGTCGCGGTAGACGGCCAGGGTGAGGTTCTGAAAGGAGATCCCGGCAAGGTCGGCGAACGGGTAGTCCTCGACGTAGACCGGGGCAAGCGCCGGGGCGACCTCCGTTGTCGGCTGCCCGAGCGCCCGGGCGAAGGCGTAGCCATCACCGGTCGAGCCGGTGGCGGGGTAAGAGGCCCCGCCGGTGGCGAGGACGAGGACGCCGGTCCGGACGGCCGCCGTCGCCGTCCGGACGATGAACCCGTCGCCGTCGCGTTCGACGGCAAGGACAGGGTCGTTGCACCGTATCTCCACCCCACGGGCGGCGCACTCCGCGAGGAGGACGGCGAGGACATCGGCGGACTTCCGGGTCGCCGGGAAGACCTTACCCCCGGGCTCGGTTTCCATCCGAAGGCCGCGGTCGGCAAAAAACGCAATGAGATCCCGGTTCGTGAAGTTCATGAGCGCCGGCCGGAGGAACGCCCCGTGATCGCCGTAATGGGAGAGGAAGTCAGCGATATCGCCGTCGTGGGTGATGTTACACTGCCCCGACCCGGCAATGAGGAGTTTCCTCCCCGCTACGGGCTTCTTCTCGAAGAGGACGACGTTTTTCCCGGCTTCTATCGCCTGCAGGGCGCAGAAGAGCCCGGCAGGGCCTCCCCCGATGATCGCGATGATCTCGTTCACGGCATTAACCGGTGTACCGTGCTCTTCCACGAAGCATCAGCGTTGGGGTGCGGCAGCCGCTAGTTGCATATAGAAGCGGGTTCCCACGGGGGGCGGATTACCATGGATGCCATCTGGATTGTTCTCGTCGGAGGGGGCGCCGCTCTGCTCCTCGCGGCCGTTGCCGGGGCTGCTGCAGAGCTCCCGGACGCCGCCGTCCCCGTTACGGATACACCCGCGGACGTGACCCCGCACTACTGGTTGGGCGGCGATACCCCCGGGGTCTTCACCCACCACCGGACGGTGTCGATCGACAACCCCTCCGACGTCGATGGTCTTGCGGTCCTCTTCAACGCAACCCACCTTCCCGGGATGCGGCCGGACTTCGCCGACATTCGCTTTACGGAAAGAGACGGGACGCCTATCCCCTACTGGATCGAGAACGCGAGCGCCGGCTCCCATGCCCGCATCTGGCTCGCCCTCCCGGCGAACGCGACGGCGGTCACGATGCTTTATAGCAACCCAGAGGCCCGGGACGCCGGCGATCCCGACGCGGTCTTCCTCTTCTTCGAGGACTACGAGAGAGGCGGCCTCTCGCGGTGGTCGTTCTGCGGTTCGAACGCCGGGATTCAGTCCGACGTTGTCCGAGACGGTGCATACGCCGGGGATATCAACGTCTCCGAGCCGGATCTCCCGGAGTTTTCCAACAACCGGATATGCCTTGCAGACATCTCCGCGGGCCCGATGGTCATCGAGGGGGACTTCCAGGTCAGCGAGTTCGGGAGATGGTGCGGTTCGGGCTACATCCAGGCCTGGAACGGGACCAACCGGCTCTACGCCCTCCACCTCCGGAACGGCTCCGTGCAGCACTACGACGGCGATCACCGGAACTTCTCCGCCGATGCCCGGGCCGAGACCGATACCTGGTACCACGTCAGGGTCGTCCTGGATACGCCGAACGCCACCGAACACGCCTGGATGGACGGCGAGTACCTGGGGAGCGCCCCCATGCGGTTCTCCGACGGGTCACCGGTGCCGAAGGATACGGTCTTTGACGACTTCGCCCTGATCGGGTCTTCGGCGTGGTACTCCGGCAATCCGCACCACTTCTACGCCGACAACGTCGTCGTCAGGAAGTACGAGCCCGCCCCGCCGGTGCTCTCCTACGCGGACGACGCATAGGGGACAGAAGGCTGCGGCAGACCCATATCCAGGAAAAGTATACAAGGCCTGCATATGGCGCCCCACCATCGCCCTCGGCGGGGTCGCGGTCCGAGAATGTCACCCCGGGGTGCATCGACCTTTCGCTCCGGCTGGTCGTCGACAACCCTGGAATCTATCGGAGCCGGAATATGAGTACAGGCTACTTCCAAGTTATTGTCTCACAAAGTGGCTGAGGAGGGATGCATCGCTCCTAGCGGGGACATCCTGGGATCATCGTCTCGGTCATAACGTTATATTGATTTAAGACTAGCAGTATAGAGGAACAATCAATAAAAAATAGGGGCACCGCCCCCGCGGAATGGCAAATCATGGTTCATATTATAGCACAACTAAGGGATCTCCATAATTTGTTCAGACATCCCTTGTATCTGAATTCATTTTATATTTTACTTACATATCTATCAAGTGCGTTTTTTGGGTTCATTTTTTGGATCGCTGCCGCGAAGATGTATACCCCACAAGAAGTCGGGATCGCTACAGCTCTGATCTCCTCTATGAGTCTGATCGTTCTCCTAGCAAAAGTGGGTTTGGACTTCTCGATCATCCGGTATTTTCCTGCGCGGGATAAGAGCGTAGTATACAGCACATCTATAGTCATCACGACACTATTTTCCCTGATCTTCGGGTTGATCTTCATCCTCGGAGCGGATCTCTTCTCGCCGGAATTAAAAGACATTTATACCCTTGAATCAGCAGGATTGCTGTTCATATTCATCATTGCAAATGCAACAGCCAACTTAGCGGGAATCGCATTTGTAGCGCTTCGGCGTTCAGAATACTATTTGCTTCAGAACCTTCTTGCAGGGTCGAAAATTCTCTTCCTATTCCCACTGGCGTACCTTGGAGCGTTCGGGATCTTTGGTTCCGTTGGTATTTCGTTCATACTCACCGCCGTATTCTCGTCGTTGCTGATCGCGAAGTCCGGCATAAAGCACTCGTTCCGTGTGGATAGGGAATTTATAGCAGGATCTTTTCACTTCTCATTGGGAAACTATCTTGTCGGGCTCTTTCAGACCGCCCCAAACTTGGTCCTGCCAATCATGGTGTTAAACATCCTCGGAGCTGATGCGGCCGCGTATTATTATATTGCATTTTCCGTCGCCTTCATTCTGTTCATCGTCCCAAACGCAATCAGCACATCACTGTTTGTCGAAGGCAGCAATGGTGAATCCTTGCGACAGAGCACGATCCGATCCTCGATCGCGATCTACGCGCTGCTCATTCCTGCAGTGGTAATCCTATATTTCTCCGGGGATATCATCCTGGGGCTCATCGGAAAAGAGTATGCAGCGAACGGGTTTGAGCTCTTCCGGGTGATGATCTTCACGAGCCTCGTCCTGCCCGTGACCTACATCTACTCCGCGGTGAAGCGCGTCCAGAACGGGGTGCGCGATCTGGTACTGCTGAACGGGGTTGTTTTCGCGTCGCTGATACTTCTTGCCCAGACCTGTACGACGGCGTACGGGATCGTCGGGATCGGCTACGCCTGGGTGATCAGCTACGCCGTCGGTGTTCTTTTGATCGGTCTGGGCACACTCTGGGAGCGGATTGCAACGGCCGGTACCGGATCGCACGTCTAGTGAGGCGCGTCCATGCATGGGAGGAAGTACCTCCTCACAGATCCGAAGAGCAGCAAACCAATTTATGCATACCTGCTTACACAGCCGATGTCACCGGAAGAGTATATTTTATTCAGAAGAGGATTCTCGTCGAGGGTGCTCCGGTAGTTGGACCAGGAGTTGAACGTCACCCAACTCTCGGCGGAAAAGTAGGTCAGCCGATAGTTGATGATGAAAACATCGTCTGGATTTTTCAGCCCTTCATCATCATGCAGCAAGAGCAACGCCATCTGGTCTTCAGA comes from the Methanoculleus marisnigri JR1 genome and includes:
- a CDS encoding DUF2341 domain-containing protein, with translation MDAIWIVLVGGGAALLLAAVAGAAAELPDAAVPVTDTPADVTPHYWLGGDTPGVFTHHRTVSIDNPSDVDGLAVLFNATHLPGMRPDFADIRFTERDGTPIPYWIENASAGSHARIWLALPANATAVTMLYSNPEARDAGDPDAVFLFFEDYERGGLSRWSFCGSNAGIQSDVVRDGAYAGDINVSEPDLPEFSNNRICLADISAGPMVIEGDFQVSEFGRWCGSGYIQAWNGTNRLYALHLRNGSVQHYDGDHRNFSADARAETDTWYHVRVVLDTPNATEHAWMDGEYLGSAPMRFSDGSPVPKDTVFDDFALIGSSAWYSGNPHHFYADNVVVRKYEPAPPVLSYADDA
- a CDS encoding transglutaminase-like domain-containing protein — encoded protein: MSEAEIDRIALLSEPLPEQTRDTLIDRVDRTTFACVDGSPRLFPSGLNATLACGVGDCTDLALLRAEVLCRNGVPARPVHGIMVWDTEAFRTNALHVEILGKGVAVHDWVELGDGRTMGAYEGNPAVRCVKIGEGVCFQPVFEALGYL
- a CDS encoding pro-sigmaK processing inhibitor BofA family protein produces the protein MSLLTGLLALILVIVLAFVLYKAVKSVTGLIINAVVGVILLWLINLLDLMQLLGQPDDIPINIITVLICAIGGIFGVIITVVLHLLGIPLTL
- a CDS encoding lipopolysaccharide biosynthesis protein, giving the protein MSLIVLLAKVGLDFSIIRYFPARDKSVVYSTSIVITTLFSLIFGLIFILGADLFSPELKDIYTLESAGLLFIFIIANATANLAGIAFVALRRSEYYLLQNLLAGSKILFLFPLAYLGAFGIFGSVGISFILTAVFSSLLIAKSGIKHSFRVDREFIAGSFHFSLGNYLVGLFQTAPNLVLPIMVLNILGADAAAYYYIAFSVAFILFIVPNAISTSLFVEGSNGESLRQSTIRSSIAIYALLIPAVVILYFSGDIILGLIGKEYAANGFELFRVMIFTSLVLPVTYIYSAVKRVQNGVRDLVLLNGVVFASLILLAQTCTTAYGIVGIGYAWVISYAVGVLLIGLGTLWERIATAGTGSHV
- a CDS encoding BaiN/RdsA family NAD(P)/FAD-dependent oxidoreductase gives rise to the protein MNEIIAIIGGGPAGLFCALQAIEAGKNVVLFEKKPVAGRKLLIAGSGQCNITHDGDIADFLSHYGDHGAFLRPALMNFTNRDLIAFFADRGLRMETEPGGKVFPATRKSADVLAVLLAECAARGVEIRCNDPVLAVERDGDGFIVRTATAAVRTGVLVLATGGASYPATGSTGDGYAFARALGQPTTEVAPALAPVYVEDYPFADLAGISFQNLTLAVYRDGKRVGRHAGDLLLTHTGLSGPGILDLSRSIRPRDELRVTFLPGASAEEVRKHLADAIAAGGARQVKTVLCDLALPERFVRRLLDLAGIPAGETCAQLRKNSRNALAASLAEYPFRVERLGGFNEAMATRGGVALEGINKKTMASKIVENLYCIGETLDIDGDTGGYNLQAAFSTAALAAGHIAGVYASR